In Centropristis striata isolate RG_2023a ecotype Rhode Island chromosome 1, C.striata_1.0, whole genome shotgun sequence, one DNA window encodes the following:
- the g3bp2a gene encoding ras GTPase-activating protein-binding protein 2 isoform X3: MVMEKPSPLLVGREFVRQYYTLLNKAPDFLHRFYGRNSSYVHGGLDPSGKLAEAVYGQAEIHKKVMSLQFSECHTKIRHVDAHATLSDGVVVQVLGELSNNGQPMRKFMQTFVLAPEGSVANKFYVHNDIFRYEDEVFGDSEAELDEESEEEVEEEPEERQPSPEPLQESPNSTTYYEPHPVTNGVEEPMEEPAPEPEPEPEPEPKVEEIKPEVDEKVLEEMEEKAPSPVPVESPPNTQEAPKTFSWASVTSKNLPPSGTVASSGLSPHVVKAPSSQPRVEAKTETQTPPLRPRDQRTRDRPTFTQRGPRPGGRGDTESGDMDSRRIVRYPDSHQLFVGNLPHDIDESELKDFFMTYGNVVELRINTKGVGGKLPNFGFVVFDDSDPVQRILGAKVEGPIMFRGEVRLNVEEKKTRAVRERETRGGGDERRDMRRNDRGPGGSRGIVGSGMMRERDGRGPPPRGGMAPKPGMGSGRGSGGQGEGRFTTQRR, translated from the exons ATGGTGATGGAGAAGCCAAGTCCCCTGCTTGTAGGGCGGGAGTTTGTGAGGCAGTATTACACACTCTTAAACAAGGCACCAGATTTCCTGCACAG GTTTTATGGGAGGAATTCTTCCTATGTTCATGGAGGACTTGACCCAAGTGGGAAGCTAGCGGAGGCAGTGTACGGGCAAGCG GAAATCCACAAGAAGGTCATGTCCCTGCAGTTCAGCGAGTGCCACACAAAGATCAGGCATGTGGATGCCCACGCAACACTGAGTGATGGAGTGGTGGTGCAAGTCCTCGGCGAGCTGTCCAACAATGGTCAGCCCATGAGGAAGTTTATGCAAACTTTTGTCCTCGCCCCAGAG GGTTCAGTGGCGAACAAGTTCTACGTCCACAATGACATCTTCCGTTACGAGGACGAGGTTTTTGGGGACTCTGAAGCTGAGCTTGATGAAG AATCAGAGGAAGAAGTTGAAGAGGAGCCGGAGGAGAGGCAGCCATCCCCTGAACCACTTCAAGAAAGCCCCAACAGCACCACCTACTACGAACCTCACCCCGTCAC TAATGGAGTCGAGGAGCCCATGGAGGAGCCAGCTCCAGAACCTGAGCCAGAGCCTGAACCAGAGCCCAAAGTAGAGGAGATAAAACCTGAAGTAGATGAGAAGGTTCTggaagagatggaggagaaaGCACCATCACCGGTCCCTGTGGAGTCCCCACCAAACACCCAGGAGGCTCCTAAG ACTTTCTCATGGGCCTCTGTGACCAGTAAAAACCTTCCTCCGAGTGGCACAGTCGCCTCCTCTGGATTATCACCCCACGTTGTTAAAGCTCCGAGCTCACAG CCCAGAGTGGAAGCCAAAACGGAGACACAGACGCCACCACTTCGGCCCAGAGACCAGCGCACACGGGACAGACCGACTTTCACTCAACGGGGTCCCAGGCCTG GTGGTCGGGGAGATACAGAGTCTGGTGACATGGACAGCAGACGGATTGTTCGGTACCCAGACAGTCACCAGCTTTTTGTCGGAAACCTCCCACATGACATTGACGAGAGCGAGCTCAAAGATTTCTTCATGA caTATGGAAATGTTGTGGAGCTGCGGATCAACACCAAGGGTGTTGGCGGGAAGCTGCCCAACTTTGGATTTGTGGTCTTTGATGACTCTGATCCTGTGCAAAGAATTCTGGGGGCCAAGGTAGAAGGG CCCATCATGTTTCGAGGAGAGGTACGTCTGAAcgtggaggagaagaagaccAGGGCGGTGCGTGAACGAGAGACCCGGGGTGGAGGAGACGAGCGTCGGGACATGAGGCGCAACGACCGGGGCCCCGGAGGTTCAAGAGGCATCGTGGGAAGTGGAATGATGCGAGAGCGCGACGGGAGGGGACCACCACCACGAGGCGGCATGGCCCCCAAACCTGGGATGGGCTCTGGAAGAGGCTCCGGTGGCCAGGGAGAGGGTCGCTTCACGACCCAGCGCCGCTGA
- the g3bp2a gene encoding ras GTPase-activating protein-binding protein 2 isoform X4 — MVMEKPSPLLVGREFVRQYYTLLNKAPDFLHRFYGRNSSYVHGGLDPSGKLAEAVYGQAEIHKKVMSLQFSECHTKIRHVDAHATLSDGVVVQVLGELSNNGQPMRKFMQTFVLAPEGSVANKFYVHNDIFRYEDEVFGDSEAELDEESEEEVEEEPEERQPSPEPLQESPNSTTYYEPHPVTNGVEEPMEEPAPEPEPEPEPEPKVEEIKPEVDEKVLEEMEEKAPSPVPVESPPNTQEAPKTFSWASVTSKNLPPSGTVASSGLSPHVVKAPSSQPRVEAKTETQTPPLRPRDQRTRDRPTFTQRGPRPGGRGDTESGDMDSRRIVRYPDSHQLFVGNLPHDIDESELKDFFMTYGNVVELRINTKGVGGKLPNFGFVVFDDSDPVQRILGAKPIMFRGEVRLNVEEKKTRAVRERETRGGGDERRDMRRNDRGPGGSRGIVGSGMMRERDGRGPPPRGGMAPKPGMGSGRGSGGQGEGRFTTQRR; from the exons ATGGTGATGGAGAAGCCAAGTCCCCTGCTTGTAGGGCGGGAGTTTGTGAGGCAGTATTACACACTCTTAAACAAGGCACCAGATTTCCTGCACAG GTTTTATGGGAGGAATTCTTCCTATGTTCATGGAGGACTTGACCCAAGTGGGAAGCTAGCGGAGGCAGTGTACGGGCAAGCG GAAATCCACAAGAAGGTCATGTCCCTGCAGTTCAGCGAGTGCCACACAAAGATCAGGCATGTGGATGCCCACGCAACACTGAGTGATGGAGTGGTGGTGCAAGTCCTCGGCGAGCTGTCCAACAATGGTCAGCCCATGAGGAAGTTTATGCAAACTTTTGTCCTCGCCCCAGAG GGTTCAGTGGCGAACAAGTTCTACGTCCACAATGACATCTTCCGTTACGAGGACGAGGTTTTTGGGGACTCTGAAGCTGAGCTTGATGAAG AATCAGAGGAAGAAGTTGAAGAGGAGCCGGAGGAGAGGCAGCCATCCCCTGAACCACTTCAAGAAAGCCCCAACAGCACCACCTACTACGAACCTCACCCCGTCAC TAATGGAGTCGAGGAGCCCATGGAGGAGCCAGCTCCAGAACCTGAGCCAGAGCCTGAACCAGAGCCCAAAGTAGAGGAGATAAAACCTGAAGTAGATGAGAAGGTTCTggaagagatggaggagaaaGCACCATCACCGGTCCCTGTGGAGTCCCCACCAAACACCCAGGAGGCTCCTAAG ACTTTCTCATGGGCCTCTGTGACCAGTAAAAACCTTCCTCCGAGTGGCACAGTCGCCTCCTCTGGATTATCACCCCACGTTGTTAAAGCTCCGAGCTCACAG CCCAGAGTGGAAGCCAAAACGGAGACACAGACGCCACCACTTCGGCCCAGAGACCAGCGCACACGGGACAGACCGACTTTCACTCAACGGGGTCCCAGGCCTG GTGGTCGGGGAGATACAGAGTCTGGTGACATGGACAGCAGACGGATTGTTCGGTACCCAGACAGTCACCAGCTTTTTGTCGGAAACCTCCCACATGACATTGACGAGAGCGAGCTCAAAGATTTCTTCATGA caTATGGAAATGTTGTGGAGCTGCGGATCAACACCAAGGGTGTTGGCGGGAAGCTGCCCAACTTTGGATTTGTGGTCTTTGATGACTCTGATCCTGTGCAAAGAATTCTGGGGGCCAAG CCCATCATGTTTCGAGGAGAGGTACGTCTGAAcgtggaggagaagaagaccAGGGCGGTGCGTGAACGAGAGACCCGGGGTGGAGGAGACGAGCGTCGGGACATGAGGCGCAACGACCGGGGCCCCGGAGGTTCAAGAGGCATCGTGGGAAGTGGAATGATGCGAGAGCGCGACGGGAGGGGACCACCACCACGAGGCGGCATGGCCCCCAAACCTGGGATGGGCTCTGGAAGAGGCTCCGGTGGCCAGGGAGAGGGTCGCTTCACGACCCAGCGCCGCTGA
- the g3bp2a gene encoding ras GTPase-activating protein-binding protein 2 isoform X2: MVMEKPSPLLVGREFVRQYYTLLNKAPDFLHRFYGRNSSYVHGGLDPSGKLAEAVYGQAEIHKKVMSLQFSECHTKIRHVDAHATLSDGVVVQVLGELSNNGQPMRKFMQTFVLAPEGSVANKFYVHNDIFRYEDEVFGDSEAELDEESEEEVEEEPEERQPSPEPLQESPNSTTYYEPHPVTNGVEEPMEEPAPEPEPEPEPEPKVEEIKPEVDEKVLEEMEEKAPSPVPVESPPNTQEAPKTFSWASVTSKNLPPSGTVASSGLSPHVVKAPSSQPRVEAKTETQTPPLRPRDQRTRDRPTFTQRGPRPDGVASSESQTGKPHLSFVNKGGRGDTESGDMDSRRIVRYPDSHQLFVGNLPHDIDESELKDFFMTYGNVVELRINTKGVGGKLPNFGFVVFDDSDPVQRILGAKPIMFRGEVRLNVEEKKTRAVRERETRGGGDERRDMRRNDRGPGGSRGIVGSGMMRERDGRGPPPRGGMAPKPGMGSGRGSGGQGEGRFTTQRR; this comes from the exons ATGGTGATGGAGAAGCCAAGTCCCCTGCTTGTAGGGCGGGAGTTTGTGAGGCAGTATTACACACTCTTAAACAAGGCACCAGATTTCCTGCACAG GTTTTATGGGAGGAATTCTTCCTATGTTCATGGAGGACTTGACCCAAGTGGGAAGCTAGCGGAGGCAGTGTACGGGCAAGCG GAAATCCACAAGAAGGTCATGTCCCTGCAGTTCAGCGAGTGCCACACAAAGATCAGGCATGTGGATGCCCACGCAACACTGAGTGATGGAGTGGTGGTGCAAGTCCTCGGCGAGCTGTCCAACAATGGTCAGCCCATGAGGAAGTTTATGCAAACTTTTGTCCTCGCCCCAGAG GGTTCAGTGGCGAACAAGTTCTACGTCCACAATGACATCTTCCGTTACGAGGACGAGGTTTTTGGGGACTCTGAAGCTGAGCTTGATGAAG AATCAGAGGAAGAAGTTGAAGAGGAGCCGGAGGAGAGGCAGCCATCCCCTGAACCACTTCAAGAAAGCCCCAACAGCACCACCTACTACGAACCTCACCCCGTCAC TAATGGAGTCGAGGAGCCCATGGAGGAGCCAGCTCCAGAACCTGAGCCAGAGCCTGAACCAGAGCCCAAAGTAGAGGAGATAAAACCTGAAGTAGATGAGAAGGTTCTggaagagatggaggagaaaGCACCATCACCGGTCCCTGTGGAGTCCCCACCAAACACCCAGGAGGCTCCTAAG ACTTTCTCATGGGCCTCTGTGACCAGTAAAAACCTTCCTCCGAGTGGCACAGTCGCCTCCTCTGGATTATCACCCCACGTTGTTAAAGCTCCGAGCTCACAG CCCAGAGTGGAAGCCAAAACGGAGACACAGACGCCACCACTTCGGCCCAGAGACCAGCGCACACGGGACAGACCGACTTTCACTCAACGGGGTCCCAGGCCTG ATGGTGTTGCATCTTCGGAGTCACAAACGGGGAAACCACACTTAAGTTTTGTTAACAAAG GTGGTCGGGGAGATACAGAGTCTGGTGACATGGACAGCAGACGGATTGTTCGGTACCCAGACAGTCACCAGCTTTTTGTCGGAAACCTCCCACATGACATTGACGAGAGCGAGCTCAAAGATTTCTTCATGA caTATGGAAATGTTGTGGAGCTGCGGATCAACACCAAGGGTGTTGGCGGGAAGCTGCCCAACTTTGGATTTGTGGTCTTTGATGACTCTGATCCTGTGCAAAGAATTCTGGGGGCCAAG CCCATCATGTTTCGAGGAGAGGTACGTCTGAAcgtggaggagaagaagaccAGGGCGGTGCGTGAACGAGAGACCCGGGGTGGAGGAGACGAGCGTCGGGACATGAGGCGCAACGACCGGGGCCCCGGAGGTTCAAGAGGCATCGTGGGAAGTGGAATGATGCGAGAGCGCGACGGGAGGGGACCACCACCACGAGGCGGCATGGCCCCCAAACCTGGGATGGGCTCTGGAAGAGGCTCCGGTGGCCAGGGAGAGGGTCGCTTCACGACCCAGCGCCGCTGA
- the g3bp2a gene encoding ras GTPase-activating protein-binding protein 2 isoform X1 — protein sequence MVMEKPSPLLVGREFVRQYYTLLNKAPDFLHRFYGRNSSYVHGGLDPSGKLAEAVYGQAEIHKKVMSLQFSECHTKIRHVDAHATLSDGVVVQVLGELSNNGQPMRKFMQTFVLAPEGSVANKFYVHNDIFRYEDEVFGDSEAELDEESEEEVEEEPEERQPSPEPLQESPNSTTYYEPHPVTNGVEEPMEEPAPEPEPEPEPEPKVEEIKPEVDEKVLEEMEEKAPSPVPVESPPNTQEAPKTFSWASVTSKNLPPSGTVASSGLSPHVVKAPSSQPRVEAKTETQTPPLRPRDQRTRDRPTFTQRGPRPDGVASSESQTGKPHLSFVNKGGRGDTESGDMDSRRIVRYPDSHQLFVGNLPHDIDESELKDFFMTYGNVVELRINTKGVGGKLPNFGFVVFDDSDPVQRILGAKVEGPIMFRGEVRLNVEEKKTRAVRERETRGGGDERRDMRRNDRGPGGSRGIVGSGMMRERDGRGPPPRGGMAPKPGMGSGRGSGGQGEGRFTTQRR from the exons ATGGTGATGGAGAAGCCAAGTCCCCTGCTTGTAGGGCGGGAGTTTGTGAGGCAGTATTACACACTCTTAAACAAGGCACCAGATTTCCTGCACAG GTTTTATGGGAGGAATTCTTCCTATGTTCATGGAGGACTTGACCCAAGTGGGAAGCTAGCGGAGGCAGTGTACGGGCAAGCG GAAATCCACAAGAAGGTCATGTCCCTGCAGTTCAGCGAGTGCCACACAAAGATCAGGCATGTGGATGCCCACGCAACACTGAGTGATGGAGTGGTGGTGCAAGTCCTCGGCGAGCTGTCCAACAATGGTCAGCCCATGAGGAAGTTTATGCAAACTTTTGTCCTCGCCCCAGAG GGTTCAGTGGCGAACAAGTTCTACGTCCACAATGACATCTTCCGTTACGAGGACGAGGTTTTTGGGGACTCTGAAGCTGAGCTTGATGAAG AATCAGAGGAAGAAGTTGAAGAGGAGCCGGAGGAGAGGCAGCCATCCCCTGAACCACTTCAAGAAAGCCCCAACAGCACCACCTACTACGAACCTCACCCCGTCAC TAATGGAGTCGAGGAGCCCATGGAGGAGCCAGCTCCAGAACCTGAGCCAGAGCCTGAACCAGAGCCCAAAGTAGAGGAGATAAAACCTGAAGTAGATGAGAAGGTTCTggaagagatggaggagaaaGCACCATCACCGGTCCCTGTGGAGTCCCCACCAAACACCCAGGAGGCTCCTAAG ACTTTCTCATGGGCCTCTGTGACCAGTAAAAACCTTCCTCCGAGTGGCACAGTCGCCTCCTCTGGATTATCACCCCACGTTGTTAAAGCTCCGAGCTCACAG CCCAGAGTGGAAGCCAAAACGGAGACACAGACGCCACCACTTCGGCCCAGAGACCAGCGCACACGGGACAGACCGACTTTCACTCAACGGGGTCCCAGGCCTG ATGGTGTTGCATCTTCGGAGTCACAAACGGGGAAACCACACTTAAGTTTTGTTAACAAAG GTGGTCGGGGAGATACAGAGTCTGGTGACATGGACAGCAGACGGATTGTTCGGTACCCAGACAGTCACCAGCTTTTTGTCGGAAACCTCCCACATGACATTGACGAGAGCGAGCTCAAAGATTTCTTCATGA caTATGGAAATGTTGTGGAGCTGCGGATCAACACCAAGGGTGTTGGCGGGAAGCTGCCCAACTTTGGATTTGTGGTCTTTGATGACTCTGATCCTGTGCAAAGAATTCTGGGGGCCAAGGTAGAAGGG CCCATCATGTTTCGAGGAGAGGTACGTCTGAAcgtggaggagaagaagaccAGGGCGGTGCGTGAACGAGAGACCCGGGGTGGAGGAGACGAGCGTCGGGACATGAGGCGCAACGACCGGGGCCCCGGAGGTTCAAGAGGCATCGTGGGAAGTGGAATGATGCGAGAGCGCGACGGGAGGGGACCACCACCACGAGGCGGCATGGCCCCCAAACCTGGGATGGGCTCTGGAAGAGGCTCCGGTGGCCAGGGAGAGGGTCGCTTCACGACCCAGCGCCGCTGA